The Nicotiana tabacum cultivar K326 chromosome 1, ASM71507v2, whole genome shotgun sequence genome segment AAGAAGACTAATAGAAGAGTGGATAACAAGTACTCTGAACAATATACTTGATAAACCCTCCCAAAAGGATAACAGAGACATTGCACATGTAGATGTCACAGCGGTCATTGACGACGAGATGTCCTCCGCACAGGTAACACTCACATTATTGTTGACGCATGTAATGATACGCTCGCAGGCGTTTTAAAGGAAATGGAGGAGATTGAAAATGAGAATAAGGAACTCCGTGACCAGATGaaggagaaccaagaaagagTTGGTAAAATACCAGGCGCCCCAAAATTTTTACCAAAACGAGACATTGGTCGCTTCATCGAGCAACCATATAATGAGGAAGTGGCCCCCTACACCattccaaagaccttcaaaagGCCACCATACCTAAAGATATATGATGGTACTACCGATCCAGAAGATCACATCATCCACTACGTCACAGCCGTAAAAGGTAACGATCTTTCGAAAGAACAGGTACCATCGGTGCTATTGAAAAAGTTTGGCAAAACCCTAACAGGGGGAGCCCTGACCTGGTACTCACAACTACCGGCTTGATCGATAGCAACCTTTGAAGAAATAGCGGACAAGTTTGTCACCGCTCATGCAGGAACTAAAAAGGCAGAAGCTAGAGTAAATAACATATTTGTTGTCAGGCAGATGCACGGTGAGGGACTCAGGGACTTCTTAGCTCGGTTTAATAGGGTGAGAATGATCTTGCCAAACGTGTCAGAGGGAATGGCGGTAGCAGCCTTCCAGAATGGGTTAAACAGGAATGGGTTGAGAGCGACCAAAAAATTGTTAAGTAGGCTTATGAAATACCCCCAACCACTTGGGAAGAAATCCATAATGCCTACTGCGCCGAAGTAAGAGCCGATGAGGACGACCTCAACGGTCCGATCCAATGGTTGACATCAGTTCAAATTGAAGCAAGGAAATATCATCGCAACGATGGTCGAAAAGATCGATTGTGGCCCTGTCTTGGTCGAGAAAGGCATCGGCCCTACATCAGGACATCTATCCCACCTCCTCCGCGGCACTCGAATGCTTCTCCTCGACATGCAGCACCACACCGACATGAGAAAGGTATGCCTCCGCTCTTATCTTCTTACAATTTTTGTGACTCTCCTTCAAAAATAGTGTACGTACTAGAGAAACTCGATACGAAAGTAcaatggccacaaaagatgaagtcTGACCCAAGCACTCGGAAGTCGAACGCTCTCTGTGAATTCCACCAGGAAAGGGGTCATAAAATCGAAGATTGCATAGGACTGCGGCATGAGGTAGTAAGAATGTTGAATCAAAGATACCTGAAAGAACTGCTAAGCAATCGAGGACGGGCCAACTTTGCCCGCGGACGCGAACAACCTCAGGGACCTCCAAAACTGCCCTCTCCCGCTCACACCATACAGATGATCATTGGTGGAGGCGATGACACAACAATAAACCATGTAAAGATCACCACCACTCATAAGCTCAAACGGTCGATTACTCATGAACGGTATAATGACGTCGAAGATAGTATCGTCTTTGATAAATCAGATACTGAcagtttgtctttccctcactatgatgcacTTGTTATCACTTTATGTATTGCAGATActgatgtaaaaagaataatggtagatGACGGAAGTGGCGCATGTATTATCCATCCTCTAGTGCTCGTACAGATGAGACTAGAAGATAAAATAATACCACGTTGCATAACACTaacgggttttaataatgcagtcgAGCGAACTTCTGGAGAGATAGTGCTACCCATCCTAGCCATAGGGGTCACCCTGGAAATGACATTTCATGTCATGGACCAAGATACAGCCTACAACGCTATCATTGGGCACCCGCGGTTACACACCATGCGAGCAGTCCTGTCAAGTCTCTATCAAGTAATAAAGTTCCCTACTCCATGGGGGGTATTCAGCATCCGAGGCGAACAACGCACTGCACAGGAATTCTACCGCATCACCCAGGATTACGCCCACACCCAACAACTAAAAGGGGCCAGTGCGGAAGCATAGCAATCAGCGATGTCGGGAACCAAACTTGACGTACGAACAGACATTATCAAATACCCCGACATCGTCGAAGCATCCGAGTCAACAATAGAGGATCTCGATCCCGTCCTACTATATGACAATGGCAGCACAAAAAAGGCTTATATCGGGCACAATCTCTCAGAACCAGGTAAGTTTCGTAAATTCTTAACTTAGTGTCGACCTGTTTGCCTTCTCCCATGCAGATATGCTAGGCATCCCGAAAGATATCGCCATGCACAAACTGAATGTTAACCCCCTTTACCCGCTAGTGCGGCAAATGAGGCAAAAGTTCAATGCAGCAATCAACAAAGCCATCAG includes the following:
- the LOC107777974 gene encoding uncharacterized protein LOC107777974; its protein translation is MIIGGGDDTTINHVKITTTHKLKRSITHERYNDVEDSIVFDKSDTDSLSFPHYDALVITLCIADTDVKRIMVDDGSGACIIHPLVLVQMRLEDKIIPRCITLTGFNNAVERTSGEIVLPILAIGVTLEMTFHVMDQDTAYNAIIGHPRLHTMRAVLSSLYQVIKFPTPWGVFSIRGEQRTAQEFYRITQDYAHTQQLKGASAEA